ACCACCGCCCTGAGTATTGTGGCAACGTGGATGCTAACAAAAAAATACGTTGAGCAATGGTGGTTGTGGGTTATTGTAAATGCCGTATCGATGAGTTTATACGTTTGGAAGGGTCTATACCCCACCTCAGTTCTATTTTTCTTTTATACAACATTGGCGGTTGTTGGCTATTATAAGTGGAAACAGACAATGATGGAGGAGGGCAACGAAAAATAGCCTATACTTGTTTTAAGGTAGGTGATCGAATTGTAGGATTATATGGAGAATTACTATGGTTAATGATTTTGATGCGGTCATATTAGCAAATGGGAAGTATCCCGAGCGTGAGGAACCGGTAAGTATACTTTCATCTGCTAAGTTTCTTATTTGTTGTGATGGAGCAGCGGTAAAGCACGTTGGCAGGGGAAACACTCCCGACGCCGTAGTGGGTGACTTGGATTCCCTGCCGGGTGAACTTAAGCTAGCATTTGCCGAAAAGCTCTATCACGATCCCGATCAGAACACCAATGATTTAACAAAGTCCATAAGGTTTTGCCAGGCGAATGGATTTCGTCGCATTGCCATACTTGGTTCAACAGGCTTACGAGAGGACCATACGCTGGGTAACATTTCGCTTATGGTAAACTATGCGCAAACTGATTTGGACGTTACGATTATAACCGACACTGGGATTTTTATTCCGGTGCTTGCTTCTCGCTCGTTTGCCAGTTTTGCAGGACAGCAGATTTCCCTCTTTTCCTTTAATAGCGAAACAACAATCACCACCGAAGGGCTGAAGTATCCAATTGTCGGACAAAAGCTCTCCATGTGGTGGCAGGGAACGTTGAATGAGGCTCTTGGGGAAAGTTTTCGAATTGACTTTTCGCCGGGACCGCTTGCAGTCTATTTCTTGTTTCGAGATTGTCGTTAGTCTAAACCTCTGAAATTAAAAGTTGATATGCCCTTTTTATCCCAACCGACACCTTGGCGTTTTTGATGGGAGAAAGGCCAAGCATATTCTGTCGGATTTCGTTTATGTTTTCAAGTGGAATTTGGCTAAATGATTTTTTTGAATGCATAATTACCAAGCCTACGGCAGTTTTTATGCTGTGTGCCTTTATTCTTATGGTGTTAGAGGAGTACCGCGAGGGATGGATGTGGACATATCGATTGGATTTTGTTCCGGGAAGAATTGTCCAACGTGAACCATCACTTAGGTCTAGTTCCCGAAATCTCTTTGGGCTTTCCCTGAGCCAAATTCGAAACTGCTCTTCCGCAAGAATTTGATTGTTTAGTAAAAGTGCAATAACCTCTTCCGATATCTCTTTTGGGGTGAGCTGGCCAAGGTAGAGGTCAATGCTATTTTCGCCCAATGATTTTATATCTTCCGCAATCTCTTGGAGGTTGGAGCATTGCTTGATTTTTCCCCTTAGAAATTCCAAATGATGCTTCCAACAGTTTAGGAGAATAGGAGTTGGGATATCATTCTGCATTTCTTGTTGGACGGAGGTTGTTTATTCTACAAGTGCTATAGTATCTTTATCACGAGCAGGCGAAAGTTGCCAGGACCAACATTCTTTACACCGCGTTTTACTCCTGACGCAATTTCAATGGTCATGTCGGGTTCAACGGTAATCTGCTCATCTTCCGTTTCCACAATTCCTTCTCCTTCTAGAATATAGAATATAACATCAAAGGGGTTGGAATGCAGTTCGAGATTTTCACCAGGAAGGAGGTTTAAATGGATAATCTCCACCTTTTCACTGGAGAACATTTTTCTGCCATCAAGGTCGAATGGCACCTTTTCTGCTGTTTCAACGAGTTTTATTTTCATTGTTAATTCCTTTCACTTTTAGGTATGGATATGTCGTCTCACGGTCTGCTGGTGTGAATATACAAAAAAATAGAAAAGAGGACTAAAAGCCCTCTTTCCTAACCCTAAAACTAAACCTAAATTAACCTATTTGCCTATAGGTTGTGAAAACTCTTTATGTAATATGGCTGAATTCTTTTTCTATTGTAGGATGATTTTGTTCAGCCTATATATGATTTGATATCTCCTTTATCAAAGATGGTGCAAAAGTATATAAACATTTGTTAATTAACACTGTCTGAAATAGTGACTTTTGTGTTTTTGAAAAGAAAATTGTCTGTTTTTGAACATGTTTGGTCGTTTTCGAACAGTTTATCTAGGGATAGATACTTATATGGCTTTAGATTTTTGGTTCACGAATCATCGTAAGCAGCATTTTAAAGCGCGAAGTTGCAAGCACTGCATGTGTAATATTTGCAGGCATAATTATTGATTCCCCTGCTGAAAGCTGATTCTCTTGGCCGCCAATGGTTATGGTTGCATTTCCTTCAATAACTTGAGCTAGTGCATCAAACGGCGCAGTATGTTCGCTAAGGCTTTCCCCCTCATCAAAGGCAAAGAGTGATACATTGCCAGTGCTTTTTTTAATCACATTTTTGCTTACAATTCCTCCTGTGGCATACTCAACTTGGGTTGAGAAAGAAAATTTACTGCCTTTTATAAACTCTGTGTTTTCCATTGCTTCTTATTTTTGGTTAAAAAACAAGCCCTTCGTACGAAGGGCTTGGAATGATAACTATCCTACTAAGAGCTTAATGTCTTCGTCAACCGTTGTAATTCCACTGATTCCAAACTTGTCGACCAGAACATTAACAACATTTGGAGAGAGGAACGCTGGAAGTGAAGGGCCAAGATGAATATTCTTTACCCCTAGGTAAAGTAGAGCTAGCAGAACAATTACTGCTTTTTGCTCGTACCATGCAATGTTGTAGGCGATGGGAAGCTCATTGATGTCGTTGAGCTCAAACACCTCTTTTAGCTTCAGAGCTATAACGGCAAGTGAGTAGGAGTCATTGCACTGTCCGGCATCGAGCACACGTGGAATGCCGTTGATATCCCCCAATTGAAGTTTGTTATAGCGGTATTTTGCGCAGCCCGCGGTGAGAATAACGGTATCGTTTGGTAATTTTTGTGCAAACTCAGTGTAGTAGTCGCGCGACTTCATTCGACCATCGCAACCGGCCATAACAATAAACTTTCGGATGGCACCGCTTTTTACTGCTTCAACAACCTTGTCGGCTAATGCAAATACCTGAGCGTGTGCAAAACCGCCAACGATTTCTCCTTTTTCGATTTCAATGGGTGCTTTGCATCTTTTTGCATGCTCAATGATGGCTGAGAAGTCTTTTGCCTTACCGTTTGCTCTGTCCGGGATGTGGGTTGCACCTTTTAACCCCGATGCTCCGGTGGTGTAAATCCTGTCCTTATAGGTTGCACTTTCCATAGGTGGCACAATGCAGTTCGTGGTGAAAAGAATTGGACCGTTGAAAGTTTCAAACTCCTCACGCTGACGCCACCAGCTGCTGCCATAGTTGCCCACAAAGTGTTTGTATTTTTTGAAGGCAGGATAGTAGTTGGCGGGCAGCATTTCGCTGTGTGTGTATACATCTATTCCTGTACCTTCAGTCTGTTCTAGCAATTCTTGCATGTCCTTGAGGTCGTGACCACTAATAAGAATTGCTGGATTATTCCGAACGCCAATATTCACCTTGGTTATTTCTGGATTGCCATACATGGAGGTGTTGGCGTTATCGAGGAGCGCCATGGCGGTAACCCCGCTTTTTCCGGTCTCCATTACAAGACCAATTAGCTCGTCAACGGAAAGGTTTTGTGTGAGTTGAACAAGTGCTTTTTGCATAAAGGCAAACAGCTGTTTATCTTCCTTGCCAAGATTATAGGCGTGTTCGGCATATGCAGCCATCCCTTTCAATCCATAGGTGGCCAGCTGTTGAAGAGAGCGGATATCCTCGTTCTTTTCGGTAAGAACACCAACCTGAATGGCTTTGGCCTCAAATTCCTCAGGTTTTCCTGCCCAAGTGGCCCCATCGAATGAGGTGTTTACCTTGATGCCCGCCTTTTGAGCTTCTGCCTTTAGCATATCCCTTATTTCAATGGCCTTCTCTACCCTTTTGTAGAAAACATCTTTGTCGAAATTGGCATTAGTGATGGTGGCAAACAGGCCATCGAAGATGAATTTGTTTACTGTCGGGTTTTCGTAACCCGCTTTTTCCCTAAGTTCAACGGAGTATACCGATATACCCTTTAGTAGGTGCATAAGCAAGTCCATCATGTTTGCGAGATCGTCGGTTTTTCCGCAAACTCCTTTGATTGTGCAGCCTGTTCCTTTCGCTGCTTCTTGGCACTGGTAGCAAAACATTCCCATGATTGTTGATTTTAAGTGTTAGTATAGTTCTGTTAGTTGAGAGTTTCTCATTAAACCCATTTGTTTTCTTGTATTTCACCGTGAATTCCAACGGTTATTGATTTGATTGGAATTTTGCGTTGTGCCTTTTCCAACGCTAGCTTCACAAGGTGGACAAGTCCTCCGCAACAGGGAACCTCCATGCGCATCACCGTTATAGTGTCAATTTGTGCTTCGTCTATAAGCGCAGTTAACTTTTCAATATAGGACTCCTTGTTGCTGTCAAGTTTGGGGCAGGCAATGGCAAGCGTTTTTCCTTTTAGGTAATCGCGATGAAATGCTCCAAGAGAGAATGCAACACAGTCTGCGGCAAGCAGCAGATTTGAGCCTTTGAAGTGGCCAGATGATGGGTTGATAAGGTGCAGCTGGATGGGCCAGTGCGAAAGCTCCGAGGGTATTTCACCAGAGGCAGTAACCTGTGTCTGCACATTAAACGCTCTTGCTGCAGAACCAGGACATCCTCCTCCTGCATGAGGTATGGACGCTAGAGGCTTGGCAAATTGCTGTTTGTTTCCTTGCGATTCGTGGTTATGCACCTCCTGCAAAACATCATCAACGCTGAAGTTTAATGTGTCTTTTTGTCCTAGAAGATATTCGACCCCTTGGCGTAGATACTCTTTTTGCTGATACTCCTTGAGGTGCTTAAGGTGCGCCACTATTACGTTTTTGCCGCTTTTAACCATCTCCTGAATGGTTTTGACCTCGTTATAAGCATCAGCCTCCCTAACCTCTATGGTTATTGCACCTACAGGGCAGTCACCGATGCAGGCACCAAGACCATCGCACATAAGTTCACTAACTAGGGCAGCCTTTCCGTCAATCAACTGGAGCGCACCTTCATGACAACCGTTAATGCAGTTGCCACAGCCATTACACTTGTCTCTATCTATCCTAATGATTTCGCGTTTCATTGTATATTGCTTTTGTTTTTTTACTTTCAGGCATTAATCTCTGATGCAAATATCCTGTAATGCCAAGGAGTAAACTGTTGCATATGTTACAAACACTGAAATAAAATTGAGGAAATGTTAAATATGTTTTTGCTCCTCTCAAAATCCCCCTTTTTTAAAGGGCTGCTACCTGAACAGATTGAGGAACTATTTTCGCGCATTGGATACTCTGTTAAATCTTTTTCCAAGGGGCAGTTAATAGCTCAGAGGGAGGATGAGGTTCGGAGTTTGTGCATAATTATTCAAGGGAGTGTTAAAGGTGAGATGGTGGATTTTACAGGAAAAATTGTGAAGATTGAGGAGATGCACGCTCCAATGCCCATTGCGCATGCCTTCCTTTTTGGGGAGAAGAATTTCTTTCCGGTTGATGTTGTAGCGCTGGAGGATGTTAAGATATTATTTGTACCTAAAGAAGAGGTAATCAGAATGTTACAAGGCAATAACGTTGTTCTAGGTAACTATCTTAGTGCCATCTCAAATAGGGCTCAATTTCTCTCCTCAAAACTTTGGTTCCTTTCGTTTAGGACTATTAAGGAAAAGGTGGCTCAGTATCTGTTGGGATTAACTAAAGAGTCGCATGCCGATAAAGTTGTAATTCAGAAATCGCAAGGCGAACTTGCCGAGTTTTTTGGGGTTACTAGACCTTCGCTGGCGCGCGTATTTACTGAGATGGAGCAGGATGGACTTATTGTTGTGGAGCGTAAAGAGATATGGATAAAAAACCGTAATGGGTTGCTTGATGTATTAAAATAGAACTTTTGTCAAAACCATCTTGTGTTTCGTATTTTCTTGCCATATATTTGTCTCAACAGCAATATGCTGTAAGTAAGAAATCATGGTTTTGGTTTTTTTACTTGGCTGGTTTTGGTTGACATCGGAGGGGGCGTAAGCCCCCTTCGTAATTTTATACCTTTCTGTTTTCACTTTCCGGAAAACCACTTACTTTGTAAATATGTGTGGCGGTACAAATTCATTAATTTCTACCTATAATATTGTCAGAACTGTTTTCCGGATTGAAACAAAAACATGAATCGTAATCGAGTTATTTATTTTCTCATTATTACCGTATTGGTTGGGTGCAGTACGGCAGGCAGGCATGCTTCGCATAACGTATTCCGGTATAATGAGTCAAAGGGTATTACCTCTCTCGATCCTGCGTTTGCTCGGACAATGCCGTCCATTTGGCCCGTTTCACAAATTTTCTGTGGTTTAGTGCAGCTCGATAGTGCACTTCAGGTGAAGCCTTGCGTTGCAAAAAGATGGTCCATCTCTGCCGATGGGCTGACCTATACCTTTAGTTTGCGTAATGACGTGTTTTTTCAGAACGATACCTGCTTTGTTGAGGGAAAAGGTCGAAGGGTTACTTCCAATGATTTTGTATATAGCATTGATAGGCTTGGACTAGAAGAGGTTGCAAGTCCTGGTGCTTGGATTCTCTCAAAAATTGATACATTGAAGGATGGAGAACCTGCTATTATTGCACAATCTGATACAGTTTTAGCGATTAGGCTCAGGGAACCATTTCCTGCTTTTTTGGGCTTACTCACTTCACCCTATTGTTCTGTAGTTCCTAGGGAGGCCATAGCCCGATATGGACGTGATTTTGGCCACCACCCAGTAGGTTGTGGTCCCTTTCAGTTGAAAGTGTGGCGCGATGGGGAGAAGCTTGTGCTTGTGAAGAATCCCAACTATTTTGAGGTCGATAAAAAGGGCATTCGGTTACCATACTTGGATGCAGTTTCCATCTCCTTTATTGGCGATAAGCAGTCTGAGTTTATGGAGTTTATCCTTGGTAATCTCGATTTTATCTCTGGAGTATCGAAAGCATCAAAGGATGAGTTGCTTACTAGAACTGGCCAGTTAAATCCTAAGTATGCTAACCGTGTGCAAATGGAGACAGGCCCATTTCTTAACACAGAATATCTAGGAGTGTTAGTCGATCCTTCCAAATTGCAGCCGCAGCAGTCTGTCTTGCTCAAAAAAGAATTTCGTCGAGCAATTGCGTTTGGTATAAACAAGGCTAAAATGATAACCTACCTGAGAAATGGTCTGGGCTATCCTGCAAACAGTGGATTTATACCTCAAGGTTTGCCTCCCTATAATCCTAATTTCCATGGATTGACCTATTGTCCTGACTCCACGTTAGCCATTCTGGCTCGAATGGGTTACCCACATGGGGATGGACTCCCAGCGGTTACGCTCACTACCACTGACGATTATCTCGATTTATGTGAATTTATTCAGCATGAGCTGAGTGTGCTTGGAATAAAGATTAATGTTGAGGTGGCAACTGGGGCCTCATACCGGCAAGCTGTGATGGACTCTCGCCTTCCGTTCTTTAGAGGTTCTTGGATTGCCGATTACGCTGATGCGGAGAGCTATTTGTCTCTTTTTTACTCTAAGAATTACTCTCCCTATGGGCCTAATTACACGCATTATTCTAACTCTCTCTACGACAAGCTATACGTTGCAGCACTCAAAACGGCAGATATTAAGTTGCGGTTTCGCTTTTATTCCAAAATGGATAGTATTATTACAAATGAAGCACCAGTAATTCCTCTTTTTTACGATAAGGCAGTTCGGTTTGTGAGGCTGGGTATTAAGGGAATGGCGCCGAACCCCATGAATATTCCGGTGTTTAAATATGTTCAAATAGGAAAGAAGTGATGATTGGATTGGTTGAAAGTGGTTCCACCAAAGCGCATTGGCTCTTTTTGGACGAAAAAAAGGTAGTGCATGAGGTTTTTACTGTTGGTCTAAACCCACACAGCGTCTCGCTCGACAGAATGAACAGTGAACTTGCTCTTGTTGTAAAAGGTATCCAAAAGTTGCCGACGATATCACACCTTTTCTTCTATGGCGCTGGTTGCCATGCACGATTGGGTGCACAGATAGTAGAAAATTTGCTAATCAACTATTTTTCAACCGCAATAATTACCGTAAAGTCAGACTTGGTTGCAGCTGGAATTTCAGTTTATGGGGAAGGAGAGGGTGTAGTTGGAATTTTGGGTACCGGTTCATCGTGTTGCTACTTTCGCCAGGGTGCTGTTGAATATGTTGCACCCTCGCTTGGCTACATTTTAGGAGATGAGGGAGGCGGTGCAAATTTAGGCAGAGAGCTACTTCGAGCATACTCCTACCATTTATTACCAGCTGAATTAAGTCGTGATTTTCTTGCCGCTTTTCCATCGGATAGGATAATTGCAGATCTTTACCAATCCTCAAACTCTGCAAGATATCTAGCCCAGTTTGTACCGTTTTTAGTCAGTAATATAGACCATCCATTCGTTCAGAATCTTGTTGGGACGGCATTTGGCCAATATCTTCGTATGCAAGTGCTTCCGATTTGTGAAAAGTCGAATAATAATAAAATTGGTATTGTTGGGTCGGTAGGTGCACTGTTTTCATCGATCCTAGAACCAATGATAAGGGAGTTGGGATTAGAACTCACCAAGGTAGTTCAGTACCCAATCACCTCTCTTGTGGAATATCATGCGCACTAAAGTTTCTCAAAAAGAAATCCTGAATTCTCAGAAAGCCCCTTGGCATATATTTCGCATTGCTCGGCGGAACGAGTTTCCTCTAGAAGTTGAAGCAATACGGAAAGCATCTTAAGAAGCTTAACCTCCCACAGCTTATTTTGGTTAAAGGTTACCAACTCAAGCGCATACTGGAAGTAGTTGTTAAATTTCTCAGACTTGTTTTGGTAAAAGTAAAATGTGCCCACCGCTGTGTATGCAAGCACTTTAGAAATTATGCTATCGGGCCCTTGGATTGATTCGAGCAAGTTTTCTAGTGACATTACCGATTCTATGGGAAGCGTATTGTTTTGCCCCCACTCCGAGATGACTTGAAGAATTAAGTATTCGGGAGGAAAGCCAATGGTTGATTCATCTTTAAAGCAGTGAAAAAATCTCTCTCCTTTTTTCATTACCTCATCTGCTAAAGAATACTCTTTGGCAATCAGCAAAATAAGTGCAATATTAATCTCAAACTCCGCCTTTCCCCACTTAGCATAGTCTGGACTTATTTTGTGAGCCATTTTTTGCATGGCAGGAATTGAGTCTGTGAACTCTTTATTAATTTTTCCTTCAGTAAGAAACTGGTGAAGGATTTGTGCACCTAGCCAGTGGGCAATTGTTGCTGGCTTTAAGCCTATATAAGGTGTTAGTTTTTTTATCTCGTCGATATATAGGTCTGACTTTGGTCGATCGAGCTGGTAGATTGAAGATAGTGCAAGAAGTGAGTTTCCAAAAATACGAGCTTCATTATCAACTTTGTGTTTCAGATACTCTTTGAGCATGGAGCTGAAGGATGTGGTAAGGTAATCCATGTCTACATAGCTCTCGAATAGCAATTCTTGGGCAATCGGATTTCTGGCAAATTCTGGAATTAATTGGTTTTGCATGTACTGGTCTTTTCTAAGTGCTTGTCCAACCTGACCATGAGCAATCGTGGCTCTAAGAGTATCGTAGGTTAGGTTAAAGAATGGCATCAGAGCACCGGTGTTCCTAGATCTGTAAGCCTCGTTAAATAGTAGTGAAATCAGTTGAGATTTTGTTTCGATATTAGAGTATGTATGGTCAATTTTTTCGAATAGAGAATAATTAACGCCATCATTTTCCTCAATTAATGAGCGAAGAATTAGGGTGCACCGCAGGTTGTCGTTGGCAATGGTAACGGCTGTACTTAAGGTCTTAAATTTGCTCTCTACAATCTCTTCGTCGATAATGCCAAATGATAGTAAATCTTGATATGCATCATAGTATTTGCCTGCCGTTTTTAGATTAATGGGGAAGAGTTTCTTTATTTCATTTTTTGAGGAAAGGTTTGGGTTTCTTCCGAACTCCTGCAAGCTAAGTATCGCATTAATTATATCTAACTTTTCATCGGCTAAGGGAGAATTGTAGATTTGACTTTTAAGGAATTCGTTCATGAGATCAAGACTACCAAGGCTAGCGTTTGTTTTATCCCAGCCTCCAGTGTTGATAAAAAGTTGAAGGTAGTATGGATAGGCCAGTGTGTGACGAAGGTTTATCTCCATGTCCTCCACTAAAATTTTTTTCTCTTGTACAGCATTTATTGTATGGTTTAGAATTTTTTGAATTTCAATTCGTGAAAGTGGGGGAATATTGGTGAGATTGTGCGAAAAGTTACCATTCTCTATTCCTAGCCAGCTATTTTCTCCATACTTTTCCTTGTGAAAAATTGGTAAAAAGTGACTTTCCCAAGTTGCATTTCTAGCTGTCATGATAAGCTTGAGGCCAGTTCCTATATGCTCGTCCACAGTGGCGGCAATTTGAATAAACAGCGATTGTAGTTTGGTTTCCGGTAGTCTGATTTCATCGAGGCCATCAATTACTACGATGACCTTTTTCTTGGTTCTGTTTTTTCCAATAAGTTCTGGAATTGTGGTGGTTGAATTGCCTGTGATGTGATGCATAAGCCAGTGCTTAAAGTCGCTGGCAAGGCCAATGCTCGACTCCAGCTTAGGGCCATTCAACAGGAGGTAAATTTTGTCGTCATCATTGTTCTTTTCCAACTCCTTTTCGACCCACTTTGCAATCATGGTTGACTTTCCAAAGCCACCAGGTCCAATAAATGCAGTGGCGGTATAGCTTGACCTAAGAAATAAGTCCAGCCGATCAGCAGTGAATTGACGCTCGATGGCAAAATTAAATCCAATTCCACATCGGCGTCGGATTATCGATAGCGTGTTGTTTGTTTCATCCGTGCATCGTTTCTTGGATGTAGCCCAAAGTTTCTCGTTGAATATTTCGGAAGCTGATTTTGCGCTGTTTTGTTTTAGGAATTCGTCCCAATTTTTGTATCCGCAATAGTTGCAAAGCGACTTAATGGTCTTAGTCGATGTCTGAGAATTCGATTTTAACAGTGCCCAAAAACGACGAATGGTGCTTTGGCTCACGATTTCCCCCGTTTCCTCCATTATTTTAAAAGAAAGCGAGGTGCAATCTTTTTGTGTGGCAATTTTTTTGCCAAAAGTTTCCTCGACTTTTAATCTAAGAGTATCAAGCATATATGCTTCAATAAAATAGTGAAGAACGAAGTTAATAAAAAAATTGTGTAGACATGAGTTAAATTATAAAAAATGACCATCGTGACCGATTGACAGAACTTTGCTCGCCATTTATTTTTGTCACACATATTTGTAAAGATGGAGAACGGGTTCTATAGTT
This window of the Williamwhitmania sp. genome carries:
- a CDS encoding cupin domain-containing protein — its product is MENTEFIKGSKFSFSTQVEYATGGIVSKNVIKKSTGNVSLFAFDEGESLSEHTAPFDALAQVIEGNATITIGGQENQLSAGESIIMPANITHAVLATSRFKMLLTMIREPKI
- a CDS encoding Crp/Fnr family transcriptional regulator, translated to MLNMFLLLSKSPFFKGLLPEQIEELFSRIGYSVKSFSKGQLIAQREDEVRSLCIIIQGSVKGEMVDFTGKIVKIEEMHAPMPIAHAFLFGEKNFFPVDVVALEDVKILFVPKEEVIRMLQGNNVVLGNYLSAISNRAQFLSSKLWFLSFRTIKEKVAQYLLGLTKESHADKVVIQKSQGELAEFFGVTRPSLARVFTEMEQDGLIVVERKEIWIKNRNGLLDVLK
- a CDS encoding ABC transporter substrate-binding protein — its product is MNRNRVIYFLIITVLVGCSTAGRHASHNVFRYNESKGITSLDPAFARTMPSIWPVSQIFCGLVQLDSALQVKPCVAKRWSISADGLTYTFSLRNDVFFQNDTCFVEGKGRRVTSNDFVYSIDRLGLEEVASPGAWILSKIDTLKDGEPAIIAQSDTVLAIRLREPFPAFLGLLTSPYCSVVPREAIARYGRDFGHHPVGCGPFQLKVWRDGEKLVLVKNPNYFEVDKKGIRLPYLDAVSISFIGDKQSEFMEFILGNLDFISGVSKASKDELLTRTGQLNPKYANRVQMETGPFLNTEYLGVLVDPSKLQPQQSVLLKKEFRRAIAFGINKAKMITYLRNGLGYPANSGFIPQGLPPYNPNFHGLTYCPDSTLAILARMGYPHGDGLPAVTLTTTDDYLDLCEFIQHELSVLGIKINVEVATGASYRQAVMDSRLPFFRGSWIADYADAESYLSLFYSKNYSPYGPNYTHYSNSLYDKLYVAALKTADIKLRFRFYSKMDSIITNEAPVIPLFYDKAVRFVRLGIKGMAPNPMNIPVFKYVQIGKK
- the hcp gene encoding hydroxylamine reductase, giving the protein MGMFCYQCQEAAKGTGCTIKGVCGKTDDLANMMDLLMHLLKGISVYSVELREKAGYENPTVNKFIFDGLFATITNANFDKDVFYKRVEKAIEIRDMLKAEAQKAGIKVNTSFDGATWAGKPEEFEAKAIQVGVLTEKNEDIRSLQQLATYGLKGMAAYAEHAYNLGKEDKQLFAFMQKALVQLTQNLSVDELIGLVMETGKSGVTAMALLDNANTSMYGNPEITKVNIGVRNNPAILISGHDLKDMQELLEQTEGTGIDVYTHSEMLPANYYPAFKKYKHFVGNYGSSWWRQREEFETFNGPILFTTNCIVPPMESATYKDRIYTTGASGLKGATHIPDRANGKAKDFSAIIEHAKRCKAPIEIEKGEIVGGFAHAQVFALADKVVEAVKSGAIRKFIVMAGCDGRMKSRDYYTEFAQKLPNDTVILTAGCAKYRYNKLQLGDINGIPRVLDAGQCNDSYSLAVIALKLKEVFELNDINELPIAYNIAWYEQKAVIVLLALLYLGVKNIHLGPSLPAFLSPNVVNVLVDKFGISGITTVDEDIKLLVG
- a CDS encoding thiamine diphosphokinase; the protein is MVNDFDAVILANGKYPEREEPVSILSSAKFLICCDGAAVKHVGRGNTPDAVVGDLDSLPGELKLAFAEKLYHDPDQNTNDLTKSIRFCQANGFRRIAILGSTGLREDHTLGNISLMVNYAQTDLDVTIITDTGIFIPVLASRSFASFAGQQISLFSFNSETTITTEGLKYPIVGQKLSMWWQGTLNEALGESFRIDFSPGPLAVYFLFRDCR
- a CDS encoding cupin domain-containing protein, with the translated sequence MKIKLVETAEKVPFDLDGRKMFSSEKVEIIHLNLLPGENLELHSNPFDVIFYILEGEGIVETEDEQITVEPDMTIEIASGVKRGVKNVGPGNFRLLVIKIL
- a CDS encoding 4Fe-4S dicluster domain-containing protein — encoded protein: MKREIIRIDRDKCNGCGNCINGCHEGALQLIDGKAALVSELMCDGLGACIGDCPVGAITIEVREADAYNEVKTIQEMVKSGKNVIVAHLKHLKEYQQKEYLRQGVEYLLGQKDTLNFSVDDVLQEVHNHESQGNKQQFAKPLASIPHAGGGCPGSAARAFNVQTQVTASGEIPSELSHWPIQLHLINPSSGHFKGSNLLLAADCVAFSLGAFHRDYLKGKTLAIACPKLDSNKESYIEKLTALIDEAQIDTITVMRMEVPCCGGLVHLVKLALEKAQRKIPIKSITVGIHGEIQENKWV